In the Breoghania sp. genome, TGGCGGCCTGTCCGTCGCCATGGCGCACGCAAGCAAGACCTTCCCGGAAAGCGTTGCGCCCCATGACCGTTCCCGCCTACGACCCCACCTCCTATTACACGGCCACCATCAACGATGATCGGCCGCGCCCGGCCCTCACCGAAAGCCTGACGGCCGATGTCTGTATTGTCGGCGGCGGCTTCACAGGTGTTTCCGCCGCACTTCATCTGGCCGAACAGGGGCTGTCGGTGGTGCTTTGCGAGGCAAAGCGCATTGGCTGGGGCGCATCGGGGCGCAATGGCGGACAATTGCATTCCGGCCAGCGCCGGGACCAACAATGGCTCATCTCCCATGTCGGCAAGGCGCAGGCCCGCGTCTTCTGGGACATGGCGGAGGAGGCCAAGACCCTGATCAAGGAGCGCATCGAACGCCATTCCATAGATTGCGACTGGGCCGACGGCCTCATCCACGCCGTTCACAAGAAGGGCTGGCTAGAAGACGTGCAGGAAGAGGCGGAAACGCTGGCGCGCGAGTTCGACTACGACGCCATCTCGCCTCTGGACAATGACGAACTGGCGGCCAAAATCGGCACCGACGTCTATTACGGGGGCTACCGGGATGCGCGCGCCGGGCATCTGCATCCGCTGAATTTCGTGCTCGGAATGGCCAGGGCGGCGGAGGAGGCAGGCGCGCGGATCTTTGAAGGCACGGCCGTTACCGAAATCGGCAAGGGCCAGCCCATCGTGGTCAAGACCGCAAATGGAGAGGTGCGCGCCAGGAACGTGGTGCTTGCGGCCAATGGCTATCTCGACGGCCTCGATCCGACAACGGAGGCCCGCGTGTTGCCGATCAACAATTACATTCTGGCGACCGAGCCGCTGGGCGAGCGCGATCCCATTCCGGACAACGAGGCGGTGGCCGACACGCGCTGGGTGGTCCACTACTGGCGCATGAGCCCGGATCGGCGGCTGATCTTTGGCGGCGGAGAGACCTACACCCGCAGCTACCCGGCCGATGTCGAAGGCTTCGTGCGCAAGCACATGGCCAAGATCTATCCGCAACTGGCGGATGTCCGCATCGACCATGCCTGGGGGGGCACACTGGCGATCACCGCCAACCGGATGCCCTATTTCCGCAGACCGCGCCCCGGCTTCTATATCGTGTGCGGCTTCTCCGGGCACGGTGTCGGAATCGCGAATTTGGCCGGACGATTGATCGGAGAAGCGGTGGCCGGAGATGCGGGGCGTTTCGATACCTTCGCACGCCTGCCGATGATGCCATTTCCAGGTGGCAAGTGGCTGCGCACTCCCATCCAGGCGCTCGCCATGTCCTGGTTCGCCCTACGGGACCGATTATAGCACTGCCCGTCGCGCAAGATTGTGCCTACTGTGCGTCACTCGTAATTTGTACGATCCTATTAATACCTATTTAAGGCGCCTGTGTTTTTACATAGTCAGCAATACAGACCAACCCAAATAGTTTTCGCAAGGCGGATAGTTAACATTTCGAGGCTGCTCAGATTGAAAGCCACGTCAGGTCCCCAGGAGCCTTTACGTGAGCTTCATTCCGTCTTTGGGGAAGAGCGCAAGCTCGGCTTGCGTCAATGGCTGGTTTAAACGATTCCCAGGCCTGACTTCGTGTTCGGCGGAGTGTCGGGCCATGTTCGGCGCGGGGCCCACATATGGACACGATACTTCTCGTCGAGGACTCGAGCTTTTT is a window encoding:
- a CDS encoding FAD-binding oxidoreductase — protein: MTVPAYDPTSYYTATINDDRPRPALTESLTADVCIVGGGFTGVSAALHLAEQGLSVVLCEAKRIGWGASGRNGGQLHSGQRRDQQWLISHVGKAQARVFWDMAEEAKTLIKERIERHSIDCDWADGLIHAVHKKGWLEDVQEEAETLAREFDYDAISPLDNDELAAKIGTDVYYGGYRDARAGHLHPLNFVLGMARAAEEAGARIFEGTAVTEIGKGQPIVVKTANGEVRARNVVLAANGYLDGLDPTTEARVLPINNYILATEPLGERDPIPDNEAVADTRWVVHYWRMSPDRRLIFGGGETYTRSYPADVEGFVRKHMAKIYPQLADVRIDHAWGGTLAITANRMPYFRRPRPGFYIVCGFSGHGVGIANLAGRLIGEAVAGDAGRFDTFARLPMMPFPGGKWLRTPIQALAMSWFALRDRL